The Vespula pensylvanica isolate Volc-1 chromosome 5, ASM1446617v1, whole genome shotgun sequence genome includes a window with the following:
- the LOC122629120 gene encoding regulator of nonsense transcripts 3A-like: MTEETQQPETPVQNEAQASSPDVGKLRDNKKEKCRPMTKVVIRRLPPTMTQDQFIEQISPLPEHDYLYFVKADMSLGQFAFSRAYINFMDQQDIFMFREKFDNYVFVDSKGTEYPAVVEFAPFQRLPKKRIGKKKDLKCGTVESDTYYISFLESLKNQETDSTIAQPKTEYSYQPADNTLKKVTTTPLLEYLKQRKQEKQRLRDEKREERRRRDLERRRTKEDPIISKVLKNPDLDKETNKDNKENKDERDKASPKDLKNRNKRDEKLREKVPRDRDLKPLTKGYRERMDDRNKDRDIKHQRRHEDKKLYGRRDDRDFLKEDRKNDVRDDRKYDIKEDLKECKERRIEEKRGKSYEKMRLEKKRLAETKRHNVELNIDNINVTCIMKENQDASPEFTEEGLISSISKGIMESVNEKNNGKNSGNVKLNENEQDIESVLDQNKDTETSIRNEKDATEKSRSNEHINRETGIETESDEKKESKVVKRRSSLESGGEGGTGDNNCLRRHKSLDGDGQSNLQKSENEDKEKDKKDPRLERRIRNKDRPAMEIYRPGMGKFSKQRLEREKSTNDDRASLSQSPTPNTTTSAVSKSAKSGAEVRSMTFKRSVSRDIS; encoded by the exons ATGACTGAGGAGACACAGCAACCTGAAACACCCGTGCAAAATGAAGCACAGGCTAGTTCTCCGGATGTTGGTAAACTCAGAgataacaagaaagagaaatgccGGCCTATGACTaag GTAGTGATTCGTCGACTTCCACCAACAATGACTCAAGACCAATTCATTGAGCAAATTTCTCCTTTGCCTGAACATGACTATTTGTACTTCGTTAAAGCTGATATGTCACTTGGTCAATTTGCATTTTCCCGTGCTTATATTAACTTTATGGATCAacaagatatatttatgttcagagaaaaatttgataattatgtATTTGTTGACTCTAAAGGCACCGAGTATCCAGCTGTAGTAGAATTTGCACCTTTTCAAAGattaccaaaaaaaagaattggaaagaaaaaagatttaaaatgtGGTACTGTGGAGTcagatacatattatataagtttCTTAGAAAGTCTTAAAAATCAAGAAACTGATTCAACTATTGCTCAACCAAAAACAGAATATTCGTATCAGCCAGCAGATA atacattaaaaaaagttacaaCAACACCTCTTTTGGAGTATTTAAAACAACGTAAACAAGAAAAGCAACGTCTCAGAGATGAAAAACgtgaagagaggagaaggcgTGACTTGGAAAGACGGAGAACTAAAGAAGATCCAATTATATCTAag GTGCTTAAGAATCCTGACTTggataaagaaacaaacaaggacaataaagaaaataaagatgaaagagatAAAGCATCACCGaaggatttaaaaaatcgCAACAAAAGGGACGAAAAATTGCGTGAAAAAGTACCACGAGATAGAGATTTGAAACCTTTAACAAAaggatatagagaaagaatggaTGATAGAAATAAGGACAGAGATATAAAGCATCAAAGAAGACATGAAGATAAAAAACTTTATGGAAGACGAGATGATAGAGACTTCCTtaaagaagacagaaaaaatGATGTCAGAGATGATAgaaaatacgatattaaagAAGATCTCAAAGAATGTAAAGAACGAaggattgaagaaaaaagaggtaaAAGCTATGAAAAAATGaggcttgaaaaaaaaagattagcaGAAACTAAAAGACATAATGTGGAGCtcaatattgataatatcaaTGTTACATgcataatgaaagaaaaccaAGATGCTTCTCCAGAATTTACAGAAGAAGgattaatttcttctatctctaaAGGAATAATGGAAtctgtaaatgaaaaaaataatggaaagaaCAGTGGAAacgttaaattaaatgaaaatgaacaaGATATTGAATCTGTATTAGATCAAAATAAGGATACag aaactagtattcgaaatgaaaaggatGCAACTGAAAAATCAAGATCTAATGAACATATTAATAGAGAAACTGGTATTGAAACTGAGtctgatgaaaaaaaagaatcaaaagtTGTAAAAAGACGTAGTTCTCTAGAAAGTGGTGGTGAAGGAGGTACAGGGGACAATAATTGCTTGAGACGTCATAAGTCTTTAGATGGTGATGGACAAagtaatttacaaaaatctgaaaatgaagataaggaaaaagataaaaaagatccaCGATTAGAACGTAGAATTCGAAACAAG gATCGACCTGCCATGGAAATTTATAGACCAGGCATGGGAAAATTTAGTAAGCAGCGATTAGAACGGGAAAAATCAACTAACGATGATCGAGCTTCCCTTTCACAGAGTCCAACTCCAAATACTACAACTTCTGCTGTTTCTAAATCTGCTAAATCTGGAGCAGAAGTTCGTTCTATGACATTTAAACGTAGTGTTAGCCGTGATATTTCATAA
- the LOC122629118 gene encoding condensin complex subunit 1 isoform X2, with amino-acid sequence MMKDFIIPLNKDELLTSHAGEYSVEKIISLGMIPKALEASRNTLQTDGASFILTCFDTFFAVLVHGNKIELQVALISFRRIFKGIQILVTDMEKIFDQGKEIEEKERPKFLCINKMLAYLLSQFICHINDQISKNSSNIQNPRKKNAKSDEEDKWNDERQKVLELIYRWLQLPLQKIWKPSIVEDSFVTVLSQICYNVIEHCKDIKQKHTRQTIFEILGILIKKYNHAIICVVRIVQLVKLCDTLPAYIATGVVHMAGECGCNGLLKQVIKEIDQTEPTEAESRNISTFLENIATLKPDIMLPVMGDILEYLENEYYVTRNCAIGIIGTVVPTVLTNEDLTPEQKEQRDEYLNSLFDHIMDCNSYVRSKVLHVWQNLSHEGAIPLAIQGKLLSACISRLQDKSANVRKQALQLLRTLLQSNPFAAKLEEIEFSKSVEREKIKLKELQTLFASNSARGDSERLELWNTLLPDINKAIKKIIESHNENREDGKETTNDDIDPNSAFEKIRQLMLNGEVFDAVSYLWIICTKLQETPKIENLSSEAKRECLFTFLLKIFMESEDRITKENISPKKKKQKEEITAQKRLINYLENSLEFATKLKNAIPLVEALLFSTTSSDAIEACSLLGIASQFGVTGATASVNKALFQVLHNDQSVRRNIATVYKQIYLNSNESQKSTRQRAIICVKSLINLVKKLQPGQSSSLEELIKLWYNDKEISEETLQVLWEIFSMKLPDTTPIESRAALILIMMIGQTESGIIVENLDVLVKIGLGPRAKNDLLLARDTCRTLQKIKQENQNIEVAPIRYPNNHSMFQEIITLLKDNFYNLKENGYISFATDAINVVYKLANQPHHLIKNFLLDIYKTEQFTVENDKSIVISSIVLSKLLHIVGHIAIREMVLLDIEIYRELKRRNNIRDLKKNKDLNKDNTKRNVSIASISSCNRSVRAKEALQEDNGEDALEGAADDTDAEFINTALESEIVTGDGLLTKFMPIISHVCQHPEKYGNENLQAAATLALCKMMTVSSVFCETYLQLLVTILERSPYPGIRANVLIGLSDLTTRFPNQVEPWTKHIYGRLRDEDKHVRSTCVRVLSNLIMREMVRVKGQVSELALCIIDEDIQIQQDTKYFFKELSQRGYALYNVIPDILSRLSDPQVNLSESHFQQILGYILSLVQHKKQTDTIIEKICARFKLATTERQWCDLSYCLSILQFSVKSVRRLIESLPLLKEKIHHKQVLKTLQGIIEQTKKKSDTKSVCLELEEKIKELLEGSENIETNDNILMPPPTTLLQQKSRTGTQKDSDEDENHSDTDLDPQPVTKRILTSRKTRKKICIYKGNSDSSSESDNEDREQKVTPSKSSTRLKSNRKVMNSTPITQSPLPKRNKPSKTVEHSAKTLVRTPRQMTIRASTRLSHL; translated from the exons atgatgaaagatTTCATAATTCCTCTAAACAAGGATGAACTTTTAACATCACATGCTGGAGAGTATTctgtagaaaaaattatttcattgggTATGATACCAAAAGCTTTAGAAG cTTCTAGAAATACTTTGCAAACTGATGGAGcaagttttattttaacttgTTTTGATACATTTTTTGCTGTTTTGGTCCATggcaataaaatagaattacaagttgctttaatttcttttagaagaatttttaaag GGATACAAATATTGGTAACAGATATGGAAAAGATTTTTGATcaagggaaagaaatagaagaaaaagaaagaccgaAGTTCTTATGTATCAATAAAATGTTGGCTTATTTACTTTCGCAATTCATTTGTCATATAAATGAtcaaataagtaaaaattcaAGTAACATACAAAATcct cgtAAAAAGAATGCAAAATCTGATGAAGAAGATAAATGGAATGATGAACGACAGAAAGTATTAGAGCTTATATATCGGTGGCTTCAATTGCCATTACAAAAAATTTGGAAACCTTCAATTGTTGAAGATTCATTTGTAAC AGTATTATCACAAATATGTTATAATGTAATAGAACATTGCAAGGATATCAAACAAAAACATACTAGACAAACAATTTTTGAG ATTTTGGgaattcttattaaaaaatacaatcatGCTATAATTTGTGTTGTAAGAATTGTTCAG cTAGTTAAATTGTGTGACACATTGCCGGCTTATATTGCCACTGGTGTTGTCCATATGGCTGGTGAATGTGGATGTAATGGTCTTTTAAAacaagtaataaaagaaattgatcaAACTGAACCAACAGAAGCAGAAAGTCGCAATATATCTACTTTCTTGGAAAATATAGCTACTTTGAAACCTGATATTATGTTACCAGTCATGGGTGATATATTGGAATATCTTGAAAATGAA taTTACGTTACGAGAAATTGTGCCATTGGAATCATAGGCACAGTAGTCCCAACAGTATTGACAAATGAAGATCTTACTCcagaacaaaaagaacaacGAGACGAATATCTTAATAGCTTATTTGACCATATAATGGATTGCAATTCATATGTAAGATCTAAAGTACTGCATGTTTGGCAAAATTTAAGTCATGAAGGGGCTATACCTTTAGCGATACAAGGGAAACTATTGAGTGCTTGTATATCACGATTGCAAGATAAAAGTGCAAATGTTCGTAAACAGGCATTACAATTACTAAGAACATTACTTCAAAGTAATCCCTTTGCTGCTAAG TTAGAAGAGATAGAATTTTCTAAATCagtggagagagaaaaaataaaattaaaagaattacagACACTATTTGCCAGTAATAGTGCACGTGGAGATAGTGAAAGATTAGAACTCTGGAATACTTTACTTCCAGATATAAATAAAGCTATcaagaaaattatagaaagCCACAATGAAAACAGGGAGg ATGGCaaagaaacaacaaatgaTGATATTGATCCAAACTCtgcatttgaaaaaataagacaGTTAATGTTAAATGGAGAAGTTTTTGATGCTGTATCATATTTATGGATAATTTGTACAAAATTGCAAGAGACTCctaaaatagaaaatctttcttctgAGGCAAAAAGGGAATGtctatttacttttctattaaaaatttttatggaaTCAGAAGATAGAATAACTAAAGAAAACATAtcaccaaagaaaaaaaagcaaaaagaagaaattacagCACAAAAGCgacttataaattatttagag AATTCTTTAGAATTtgcaacaaaattaaaaaatgctaTACCTCTAGTAGAAgcattacttttttctacaACATCTAGTGATGCTATTGAAGCATGTTCTTTACTTGGCATAGCAAGTCAATTTGGTGTAACAGGAGCAACAGCTTCAGTGAATAAAGCATTGTTTCAAGTACTACATAATGATCAATCAGTACGCCGAAATATAGCTACAGTATATAAGCAAATATATCTTAATAGCAATGAGTCCCAAAAATCAACTAGACAAAGAGCTATTATTTGTGTAAagtctttaattaatttggtGAAAAAACTTCAACCTGGGCAAAGTTCATCAttagaagaattaattaaattatggtataatgataaagaaataagtgaAGAAACATTACAG GTATTAtgggaaatattttcaatgaaattaccTGATACAACACCAATAGAGAGTAGAGCtgctttaatattaataatgatgataggTCAGACTGAGAGTGGAATAATAGTTGAAAATTTAGATGTATTAGTAAAAATTGGACTAGGACCACGAGCAAAAAATGATCTTCTTTTAGCTCGAGATACCTGTAGGACTTTACAGAAAATCAAGCAAGAGAATCAAAATATTGAAGTTGCCCCTATtag gTATCCAAATAATCACAGCATGTTCCAAGAAATTATTAcacttttaaaagataatttttataatctaaaagaaaatggcTATATTTCATTTGCTACTGATGCAATTAATGTGGTATATAAg tTAGCTAACCAACCTCatcatttaataaagaattttttattggatattTACAAAACTGAGCAATTTACtgttgaaaatgataaatcaatAGTTATATCTTCCAttgtattatcaaaattattacacATAGTTGGACATATTGCTATAAGAGAAATGGTGCTCTtggatatagaaatatacagggaattaaaacgaagaaataatatacgagacctaaagaaaaataaggatttAAATAAAGACAATACAAAACGCAATGTATCTATAGCATCTATTAGTAGTTGTAATAGAAGTGTGCGTGCTAAAGAG GCTTTACAAGAGGATAATGGAGAAGATGCTTTAGAGGGTGCAGCAGATGATACTGATGctgaatttataaatactgCATTGGAATCTGAAATAGTAACTGGTGATGGATTACTTACcaaatttat gCCCATTATATCACATGTATGTCAACATCCTGAAAAATATGgtaatgaaaatttacaagCTGCAGCTACACTAGCTTTGTGTAAAATGATGACAGTAAGTTCTGTATTTTGTGAAACATATCTTCAATTATTGGTTACGATATTGGAACGTTCACCTTATCCAGGAATCAGAGCTAATGTTCTTATTGGCCTAAGTGATCTTACAACTAGATTTCCCAATCAAGTAGAACCATGgacaaaacatatatatggCAG ACTTCGAGATGAAGATAAACACGTACGTAGTACTTGTGTTCGGGTACTATCTAATCTCATAATGAGAGAGATGGTGCGCGTTAAAGGTCAAGTGTCGGAATTAGCTCTTTGTATCATAGATGAAGATATTCAGATTCAACAAGatactaaatattttttcaaagaacttTCACAAAGGGGTTATGCTCTTTATAATGTGATTCCTGACATATTATCACGATTATCTGATCCACAAGTAAATCTTAGTGAAAGTCATTTTCAACAAATTCTTGG tTATATTTTGAGTTTGGTACAACATAAAAAACAAACTGATacaataatcgaaaaaatttgTGCGAGATTCAAACTTGCTACTACTGAAAGACAATGGTGTGATCTTTCTTATTGCCTttcaattttacaatttaGTGTAAAAA GTGTACGACGTTTGATTGAAAGTTTACctcttttaaaagagaaaattcatcATAAACAAGTATTAAAAACACTTCAAGGTATAAtagaacaaacgaaaaagaaatctgatACTAAATCTGTATGTTTAGAAttagaggaaaaaataaaagagttaTTAGAGGGGTCTGAGAACATTGaaacaaatgataatattttaatgccACCACCGACAACGTTATTACAACAAAAATCACGTACAGGAACACAGAAGGATAGTGACGAAGATGAAAATCATTCTGATACTGATTTAGATCCACAACCTGTAACAAAAAGAATTCTCACTT CAAGAAAAACtaggaagaaaatttgtatttacaaAGGTAATTCCGATTCCAGTTCGGAATCAGATAATGAAGATCGCGAACAAAAAGTTACGCCGAGTAAAA GTAGTACGAGATTAAAAAGTAATCGAAAAGTTATGAATTCAACTCCAATTACACAGTCTCCATTACCGAAGAGGAATAAACCCAGTAAAACAGTAGAACATTCAGCCAAAACATTAGTAAGGACACCTAGACAAATGACAATACGAGCTTCAACCCGATTGtcacatttataa
- the LOC122629118 gene encoding condensin complex subunit 1 isoform X1 — MMKDFIIPLNKDELLTSHAGEYSVEKIISLGMIPKALEASRNTLQTDGASFILTCFDTFFAVLVHGNKIELQVALISFRRIFKGIQILVTDMEKIFDQGKEIEEKERPKFLCINKMLAYLLSQFICHINDQISKNSSNIQNPRKKNAKSDEEDKWNDERQKVLELIYRWLQLPLQKIWKPSIVEDSFVTVLSQICYNVIEHCKDIKQKHTRQTIFEILGILIKKYNHAIICVVRIVQLVKLCDTLPAYIATGVVHMAGECGCNGLLKQVIKEIDQTEPTEAESRNISTFLENIATLKPDIMLPVMGDILEYLENEYYVTRNCAIGIIGTVVPTVLTNEDLTPEQKEQRDEYLNSLFDHIMDCNSYVRSKVLHVWQNLSHEGAIPLAIQGKLLSACISRLQDKSANVRKQALQLLRTLLQSNPFAAKLEEIEFSKSVEREKIKLKELQTLFASNSARGDSERLELWNTLLPDINKAIKKIIESHNENREDGKETTNDDIDPNSAFEKIRQLMLNGEVFDAVSYLWIICTKLQETPKIENLSSEAKRECLFTFLLKIFMESEDRITKENISPKKKKQKEEITAQKRLINYLENSLEFATKLKNAIPLVEALLFSTTSSDAIEACSLLGIASQFGVTGATASVNKALFQVLHNDQSVRRNIATVYKQIYLNSNESQKSTRQRAIICVKSLINLVKKLQPGQSSSLEELIKLWYNDKEISEETLQVLWEIFSMKLPDTTPIESRAALILIMMIGQTESGIIVENLDVLVKIGLGPRAKNDLLLARDTCRTLQKIKQENQNIEVAPIRYPNNHSMFQEIITLLKDNFYNLKENGYISFATDAINVVYKLANQPHHLIKNFLLDIYKTEQFTVENDKSIVISSIVLSKLLHIVGHIAIREMVLLDIEIYRELKRRNNIRDLKKNKDLNKDNTKRNVSIASISSCNRSVRAKEALQEDNGEDALEGAADDTDAEFINTALESEIVTGDGLLTKFMPIISHVCQHPEKYGNENLQAAATLALCKMMTVSSVFCETYLQLLVTILERSPYPGIRANVLIGLSDLTTRFPNQVEPWTKHIYGRLRDEDKHVRSTCVRVLSNLIMREMVRVKGQVSELALCIIDEDIQIQQDTKYFFKELSQRGYALYNVIPDILSRLSDPQVNLSESHFQQILGYILSLVQHKKQTDTIIEKICARFKLATTERQWCDLSYCLSILQFSVKSVRRLIESLPLLKEKIHHKQVLKTLQGIIEQTKKKSDTKSVCLELEEKIKELLEGSENIETNDNILMPPPTTLLQQKSRTGTQKDSDEDENHSDTDLDPQPVTKRILTSRKTRKKICIYKGNSDSSSESDNEDREQKVTPSKSNTRLKSNRKVMNSTPITQSPLPKRNKPSKTVEHSAKTLVRTPRQMTIRASTRLSHL, encoded by the exons atgatgaaagatTTCATAATTCCTCTAAACAAGGATGAACTTTTAACATCACATGCTGGAGAGTATTctgtagaaaaaattatttcattgggTATGATACCAAAAGCTTTAGAAG cTTCTAGAAATACTTTGCAAACTGATGGAGcaagttttattttaacttgTTTTGATACATTTTTTGCTGTTTTGGTCCATggcaataaaatagaattacaagttgctttaatttcttttagaagaatttttaaag GGATACAAATATTGGTAACAGATATGGAAAAGATTTTTGATcaagggaaagaaatagaagaaaaagaaagaccgaAGTTCTTATGTATCAATAAAATGTTGGCTTATTTACTTTCGCAATTCATTTGTCATATAAATGAtcaaataagtaaaaattcaAGTAACATACAAAATcct cgtAAAAAGAATGCAAAATCTGATGAAGAAGATAAATGGAATGATGAACGACAGAAAGTATTAGAGCTTATATATCGGTGGCTTCAATTGCCATTACAAAAAATTTGGAAACCTTCAATTGTTGAAGATTCATTTGTAAC AGTATTATCACAAATATGTTATAATGTAATAGAACATTGCAAGGATATCAAACAAAAACATACTAGACAAACAATTTTTGAG ATTTTGGgaattcttattaaaaaatacaatcatGCTATAATTTGTGTTGTAAGAATTGTTCAG cTAGTTAAATTGTGTGACACATTGCCGGCTTATATTGCCACTGGTGTTGTCCATATGGCTGGTGAATGTGGATGTAATGGTCTTTTAAAacaagtaataaaagaaattgatcaAACTGAACCAACAGAAGCAGAAAGTCGCAATATATCTACTTTCTTGGAAAATATAGCTACTTTGAAACCTGATATTATGTTACCAGTCATGGGTGATATATTGGAATATCTTGAAAATGAA taTTACGTTACGAGAAATTGTGCCATTGGAATCATAGGCACAGTAGTCCCAACAGTATTGACAAATGAAGATCTTACTCcagaacaaaaagaacaacGAGACGAATATCTTAATAGCTTATTTGACCATATAATGGATTGCAATTCATATGTAAGATCTAAAGTACTGCATGTTTGGCAAAATTTAAGTCATGAAGGGGCTATACCTTTAGCGATACAAGGGAAACTATTGAGTGCTTGTATATCACGATTGCAAGATAAAAGTGCAAATGTTCGTAAACAGGCATTACAATTACTAAGAACATTACTTCAAAGTAATCCCTTTGCTGCTAAG TTAGAAGAGATAGAATTTTCTAAATCagtggagagagaaaaaataaaattaaaagaattacagACACTATTTGCCAGTAATAGTGCACGTGGAGATAGTGAAAGATTAGAACTCTGGAATACTTTACTTCCAGATATAAATAAAGCTATcaagaaaattatagaaagCCACAATGAAAACAGGGAGg ATGGCaaagaaacaacaaatgaTGATATTGATCCAAACTCtgcatttgaaaaaataagacaGTTAATGTTAAATGGAGAAGTTTTTGATGCTGTATCATATTTATGGATAATTTGTACAAAATTGCAAGAGACTCctaaaatagaaaatctttcttctgAGGCAAAAAGGGAATGtctatttacttttctattaaaaatttttatggaaTCAGAAGATAGAATAACTAAAGAAAACATAtcaccaaagaaaaaaaagcaaaaagaagaaattacagCACAAAAGCgacttataaattatttagag AATTCTTTAGAATTtgcaacaaaattaaaaaatgctaTACCTCTAGTAGAAgcattacttttttctacaACATCTAGTGATGCTATTGAAGCATGTTCTTTACTTGGCATAGCAAGTCAATTTGGTGTAACAGGAGCAACAGCTTCAGTGAATAAAGCATTGTTTCAAGTACTACATAATGATCAATCAGTACGCCGAAATATAGCTACAGTATATAAGCAAATATATCTTAATAGCAATGAGTCCCAAAAATCAACTAGACAAAGAGCTATTATTTGTGTAAagtctttaattaatttggtGAAAAAACTTCAACCTGGGCAAAGTTCATCAttagaagaattaattaaattatggtataatgataaagaaataagtgaAGAAACATTACAG GTATTAtgggaaatattttcaatgaaattaccTGATACAACACCAATAGAGAGTAGAGCtgctttaatattaataatgatgataggTCAGACTGAGAGTGGAATAATAGTTGAAAATTTAGATGTATTAGTAAAAATTGGACTAGGACCACGAGCAAAAAATGATCTTCTTTTAGCTCGAGATACCTGTAGGACTTTACAGAAAATCAAGCAAGAGAATCAAAATATTGAAGTTGCCCCTATtag gTATCCAAATAATCACAGCATGTTCCAAGAAATTATTAcacttttaaaagataatttttataatctaaaagaaaatggcTATATTTCATTTGCTACTGATGCAATTAATGTGGTATATAAg tTAGCTAACCAACCTCatcatttaataaagaattttttattggatattTACAAAACTGAGCAATTTACtgttgaaaatgataaatcaatAGTTATATCTTCCAttgtattatcaaaattattacacATAGTTGGACATATTGCTATAAGAGAAATGGTGCTCTtggatatagaaatatacagggaattaaaacgaagaaataatatacgagacctaaagaaaaataaggatttAAATAAAGACAATACAAAACGCAATGTATCTATAGCATCTATTAGTAGTTGTAATAGAAGTGTGCGTGCTAAAGAG GCTTTACAAGAGGATAATGGAGAAGATGCTTTAGAGGGTGCAGCAGATGATACTGATGctgaatttataaatactgCATTGGAATCTGAAATAGTAACTGGTGATGGATTACTTACcaaatttat gCCCATTATATCACATGTATGTCAACATCCTGAAAAATATGgtaatgaaaatttacaagCTGCAGCTACACTAGCTTTGTGTAAAATGATGACAGTAAGTTCTGTATTTTGTGAAACATATCTTCAATTATTGGTTACGATATTGGAACGTTCACCTTATCCAGGAATCAGAGCTAATGTTCTTATTGGCCTAAGTGATCTTACAACTAGATTTCCCAATCAAGTAGAACCATGgacaaaacatatatatggCAG ACTTCGAGATGAAGATAAACACGTACGTAGTACTTGTGTTCGGGTACTATCTAATCTCATAATGAGAGAGATGGTGCGCGTTAAAGGTCAAGTGTCGGAATTAGCTCTTTGTATCATAGATGAAGATATTCAGATTCAACAAGatactaaatattttttcaaagaacttTCACAAAGGGGTTATGCTCTTTATAATGTGATTCCTGACATATTATCACGATTATCTGATCCACAAGTAAATCTTAGTGAAAGTCATTTTCAACAAATTCTTGG tTATATTTTGAGTTTGGTACAACATAAAAAACAAACTGATacaataatcgaaaaaatttgTGCGAGATTCAAACTTGCTACTACTGAAAGACAATGGTGTGATCTTTCTTATTGCCTttcaattttacaatttaGTGTAAAAA GTGTACGACGTTTGATTGAAAGTTTACctcttttaaaagagaaaattcatcATAAACAAGTATTAAAAACACTTCAAGGTATAAtagaacaaacgaaaaagaaatctgatACTAAATCTGTATGTTTAGAAttagaggaaaaaataaaagagttaTTAGAGGGGTCTGAGAACATTGaaacaaatgataatattttaatgccACCACCGACAACGTTATTACAACAAAAATCACGTACAGGAACACAGAAGGATAGTGACGAAGATGAAAATCATTCTGATACTGATTTAGATCCACAACCTGTAACAAAAAGAATTCTCACTT CAAGAAAAACtaggaagaaaatttgtatttacaaAGGTAATTCCGATTCCAGTTCGGAATCAGATAATGAAGATCGCGAACAAAAAGTTACGCCGAGTAAAAGTAA TACGAGATTAAAAAGTAATCGAAAAGTTATGAATTCAACTCCAATTACACAGTCTCCATTACCGAAGAGGAATAAACCCAGTAAAACAGTAGAACATTCAGCCAAAACATTAGTAAGGACACCTAGACAAATGACAATACGAGCTTCAACCCGATTGtcacatttataa